Proteins from one Roseovarius nanhaiticus genomic window:
- a CDS encoding malate--CoA ligase subunit beta codes for MDIHEYQAKDLLKKFGVNVPRGGIAYSPEQAVYRAQELSGERVVVKAQIHSGARGKVGGVKICSTDDEIAEAATWMLGRKLVTHQTGPQGKLVGRLYIEEATDIAQELYLGFVMDRTEERVVVVASAQGGMEIEDISANEPGSIIRSVVDPAVGMQAFQAREIAFQLGLEPGLIPQAVKQITGAYRAMDEMDAAMLEINPLVVTKSGEIVALDAKLSFDANALFRHPEISELRDKSQEDPRETYAEDRGLNYIGLEGHIGCIVNGAGLAMATLDMIKMSGGEPANFLDVGGGASPERVLMSFKAVLNDPKVEAILVNIFAGINRCDWIAEGVVRAVKELNLTMPLVVRLSGTNVDEGRKVLAESGLDITTTETLAEAAEQVVAAWKATGNPSTTAEAAQ; via the coding sequence TGGATATTCACGAATATCAGGCCAAGGATTTGCTGAAGAAATTCGGCGTCAACGTGCCCAGAGGCGGCATCGCCTACTCCCCCGAGCAGGCCGTCTACCGCGCCCAAGAGCTGTCGGGCGAGCGCGTCGTGGTCAAGGCGCAGATCCATTCCGGCGCGCGCGGCAAGGTGGGCGGCGTCAAGATCTGCAGCACCGATGACGAGATCGCGGAAGCCGCCACATGGATGCTGGGCCGCAAGCTGGTCACGCATCAGACCGGACCGCAGGGCAAGCTGGTGGGCCGGCTCTATATCGAGGAAGCCACGGACATTGCGCAGGAGCTTTATCTTGGCTTCGTCATGGACCGCACCGAGGAGCGCGTCGTCGTCGTTGCCTCCGCCCAGGGCGGAATGGAAATCGAGGATATCTCGGCCAATGAGCCGGGCAGCATCATCCGCTCTGTCGTCGACCCCGCCGTCGGCATGCAGGCCTTTCAGGCGCGCGAGATCGCCTTTCAGCTGGGGCTGGAGCCCGGGCTGATCCCGCAGGCAGTCAAGCAGATCACCGGCGCCTACCGCGCGATGGACGAGATGGACGCCGCCATGCTGGAGATCAATCCGCTGGTCGTGACCAAATCGGGCGAGATCGTTGCGCTGGACGCCAAGCTCAGCTTCGACGCCAATGCTCTTTTCCGCCATCCCGAAATTTCCGAGCTGCGCGACAAGAGCCAGGAGGACCCGCGCGAGACCTATGCCGAGGATCGCGGGCTGAATTACATCGGCCTCGAGGGGCATATCGGCTGCATCGTCAACGGCGCGGGCCTCGCCATGGCCACGCTGGACATGATCAAGATGTCGGGCGGCGAGCCTGCCAATTTCCTCGATGTCGGCGGCGGCGCCAGCCCCGAGCGGGTGCTGATGTCGTTCAAGGCCGTGCTCAACGATCCCAAGGTCGAGGCGATCCTCGTCAACATATTTGCCGGTATCAACCGCTGCGACTGGATCGCCGAGGGTGTCGTGCGCGCCGTCAAGGAATTGAACCTGACCATGCCGCTGGTCGTGCGCCTGTCGGGCACGAATGTGGACGAGGGCCGCAAGGTTCTGGCCGAAAGCGGCCTCGACATCACCACGACCGAGACGCTGGCCGAGGCCGCAGAACAAGTGGTCGCAGCCTGGAAGGCCACCGGAAACCCATCCACCACGGCGGAGGCAGCACAATGA